The Solea senegalensis isolate Sse05_10M linkage group LG4, IFAPA_SoseM_1, whole genome shotgun sequence genome includes a region encoding these proteins:
- the klhdc8a gene encoding kelch domain-containing protein 8A isoform X1 translates to MPTPRAGAAVAVLGKQILVVGGVGEDQSPVKVVELYNIDEGRWRRRSALREALMGVSIIVKDARALAVGGMGDDLLPRSILQQYDLRKDVWALLPPMPTPRYDANTHLLGNKLYVAGGRQCKRPVKAFEMYDAETRSWTTLPMMPCKRSYGGVIWDAAGRLWLLGGLRQGGGHHSSKFTKNVNMFDSNQGMWLKTEETVALKTKRADFAAAFLRGRMVVAGGLGHEPSALDTVDAFHPQRKKWERLAPMNFPRCSASSIVIRDRLLVVGGVNQVPSSAHEILYVKEEECL, encoded by the exons ATGCCCACCCCTCGTGCTGGGGCTGCTGTGGCAGTTCTTGGAAAGCAGATCCTTGTCGTGGGAGGAGTGGGTGAGGACCAGAGCCCTGTGAAGGTGGTGGAGCTATACAACATAGATGaagggaggtggaggaggaggagtgcacTGCGGGAGGCCCTCATGGGTGTGTCCATCATTGTCAAAG atgctCGAGCTCTGGCTGTGGGTGGAATGGGTGACGACCTGCTCCCTCGTAGCATCCTTCAGCAGTATGACCTTCGAAAGGACGTGTGGGCTCTGCTTCCTCCAATGCCGACGCCACGCTACGATGCTAACACACACCTGCTGGGCAACAAACTCTATGTGGCAG GTGGCCGTCAGTGTAAAAGACCAGTGAAGGCCTTTGAAATGTACGACGCAGAGACACGTTCTTGGACTACACTGCCCATGATGCCTTGCAAGCGTTCATACGGTGGCGTGATATGGGATGCAGCTGGGAGGCTGTGGCTGCTCGGAGGACTGCGTCAAGGGGGAGGACACCATAGCTCCAAGTTCACCAAGAACGTCAACATGTTTGACTCCAACCAAG GTATGTGGTTGAAGACGGAGGAGACGGTGGCGCTGAAAACAAAGAGAGCCGACTTTGCCGCCGCGTTCCTCCGCGGCCGAATGGTTGTCGCGGGAGGACTTG GTCACGAGCCCTCGGCTCTGGACACAGTGGACGCTTTTCATCCTCAGAGGAAGAAGTGGGAGAGATTGGCTCCCATGAACTTCCCTCGCTGCTCTGCCTCCTCCATTGTCATTCGAGACCGCCTCTTGGTGGTGGGCGGAGTCAACCAG
- the klhdc8a gene encoding kelch domain-containing protein 8A isoform X2: MGDDLLPRSILQQYDLRKDVWALLPPMPTPRYDANTHLLGNKLYVAGGRQCKRPVKAFEMYDAETRSWTTLPMMPCKRSYGGVIWDAAGRLWLLGGLRQGGGHHSSKFTKNVNMFDSNQGMWLKTEETVALKTKRADFAAAFLRGRMVVAGGLGHEPSALDTVDAFHPQRKKWERLAPMNFPRCSASSIVIRDRLLVVGGVNQVPSSAHEILYVKEEECL; this comes from the exons ATGGGTGACGACCTGCTCCCTCGTAGCATCCTTCAGCAGTATGACCTTCGAAAGGACGTGTGGGCTCTGCTTCCTCCAATGCCGACGCCACGCTACGATGCTAACACACACCTGCTGGGCAACAAACTCTATGTGGCAG GTGGCCGTCAGTGTAAAAGACCAGTGAAGGCCTTTGAAATGTACGACGCAGAGACACGTTCTTGGACTACACTGCCCATGATGCCTTGCAAGCGTTCATACGGTGGCGTGATATGGGATGCAGCTGGGAGGCTGTGGCTGCTCGGAGGACTGCGTCAAGGGGGAGGACACCATAGCTCCAAGTTCACCAAGAACGTCAACATGTTTGACTCCAACCAAG GTATGTGGTTGAAGACGGAGGAGACGGTGGCGCTGAAAACAAAGAGAGCCGACTTTGCCGCCGCGTTCCTCCGCGGCCGAATGGTTGTCGCGGGAGGACTTG GTCACGAGCCCTCGGCTCTGGACACAGTGGACGCTTTTCATCCTCAGAGGAAGAAGTGGGAGAGATTGGCTCCCATGAACTTCCCTCGCTGCTCTGCCTCCTCCATTGTCATTCGAGACCGCCTCTTGGTGGTGGGCGGAGTCAACCAG